CCACCTCCTCGACGCCTTCCCGATGACCGTCAGCGGCAAGGTCCGCAAGGTCGAGCTCCGGGAGCGGCTGGCGGAGGAGCTGGGGCGAGTGCCGCACTGACCCCGGGCCGGCCTGCGGTCAGCGGGGCGGTGACGCCCCGTTGGGGAGGTATCCCAGATGGACCGGGTCCGGCACGGTGGCGTCGCCTGCCGTGCCGCGCCACGGTGCGAGCAGGTCCGGCAGCCGGGGCGGCCAGAGCGGGTCGGCACAGCCGGCCGGCCCGGCCGGACTCCACCAGCGCCAGTCCAGGATCTTGTCGTCCGCATGCGCGGCCGCCACGCCCTCGGCCGGTTCCCTGCGCGGTCCATGGGCGAGATAGAGGTGCTCGTGCTGCCGTACGGGGATGCCTGCCCGGGTGAAGTCGTGCTCCCAGGTGCCCAGCAGCGGGCCCGGCTCCGGCTCGGCCCAGCCGGTCTCCTTTTTCCGCAGCTCGCGCCGCGCCCCCGCCCGCGGCGTCTCCCCGGGATCCAGCCCGCCACCGGGCATCGCCCAGTGGACCCCCACCTCTTCGTTGTCGTAGCGGAAGAGGAAGAGCGCGCCGTCGGCGTCGAGCACGGCAACACGGGCTGCCCGGCGGGGAGTTCGCATCGTAGGAGCGTACGCCGCTCCTGCCGTCAGGCGCCGCCGAGGCTGCGGAAGTCCCACGGGTCATGGGCGTTGACGACCCGGATCCGCTCCTCGCCTGCGCCGCCCGCAGCGGCTTCCCGCAGCCGCCCCTGGTTGGCGATCCGCAGCTCCTCGTCCACCTGGGCGTGCAGTTGGATCAGGTCCAGCAGAGGATGCGAGTGCGGGTCGTCCGCGGCGATCTCCCGGTGGTAGAAGTACGCGTCCCCCGCGTGCAGCAGCCAGCCGTCGCCGTCGCGGACCGCGAAACCGGCATGGCCCGCGCTGTGCCCCCCGAGCGGCATCATGAGCACATCGCTCGTCACCCCCGTCAGAGGACGGACCCCGGCGAAGCCGGCCCACTCCTCGCCCCCGGCGCTGTCCGGCTCGTACGTCACCCAGCGCGGGCCGTGCGCCCAGTGCGCCGGGCGGTAGCGGAAGCTGGGCGCCTCGGCCACGGCGGCCCGCAGTTCGGAGGCCATGAGATGCACCTGTGCCTCGGGGAAGTCCGGCAGCCCGCCGCAGTGGTCCACGTCCAGGTGCGTCAGCGCGATATGCCGGACGTCCGAGGCCGCGTACCCCAGTCGCTCGATCTGCTGCCGGGCAGTCTCGGCGGGGCGCAGCTCCGGCTGGGCCAGCTCCACCCACTCCGGGTCGAGCGAGTCCTGCGGCCGGCGCACATCGTCCAGTCCGAGACCGGTCTCGATCAGCACCAGACCGTCCCGGTCCGTCTCCACCAGCAGACAGTGGCAGACGGCATGCAGCGGCGGCGGCCCCTCGTACGTGGCCTCGATGCTCATCATGGACCCACAGTTGAGGTGGTGCACTCGGGTGGGACGTTCCTTCTCGCCCGGGTTCATGGTGTTCATCGGTCACTCGCGCCCTGTGCGGCGATCGCTCCGACTCGGCGGGCGACCGCATGGATGACGGCGCTGTCGCGGCGCACCCGTGCCAGCAGCAGCGCCCCTTGCAGCGAGGACATCGCCAGGTCGGCAAGCTCCTGGGCCTCCTGCTCGGCCAGGCCCCAGCCCCGGAACCGTGCGCCGATCCCCAACAGCCAGAGCTCATAGGTCCGTTGGCACGCGTCGTGGATCGGGCCGGTATCGCCGGCCTCCTCCAGTGCGACGGTCGCGATCGGACAGCCGTCGCGGTAGTCGGAGTCCTCGAGCCCCTGGGCCAGCAGCGCACCGAGGGCGGCGATGGCCTCGGCCGGTCCGGTGGCGGCAGCTGCCGCCTCGGCCATCCGCTCCGCCATCTCGGCCCCGGCCAGGGCCATGGCCTCCGCGGCCAACTGCTCCTTGCCGTCGGGGAAATGGAAGTACAGCGAGCCCTTGGGGGCTCCGCTGGCCGTCAGTACCTGGTTGAGGCCCGTCGCGCCGTAGCCCTGCCGCTGGAAGAGCTCGGCGGCGGTGTGCAGGATCCGGGCGCGGGTGTCCCCGCGTGAGTGCGCCATACGGAACTCTAGACCGACCGGTCTATAGATAACAAGGTGCGGCGTCCCGGCGGCAGTTCAGGGCCGTCGTTCTCCCGGCCAGTCGAGCAACAGGCGCTGAGCCTTCGGCAGCGAGGCGACCACGAGGTCGTACGAGTCCTCGATCATGTCGAGGACGAGCCGGTCGGACAGGTCACCCTCCAGCGAAACGGTGTTCCAGTGCCGCTTGTTGAGGTGATAGCCCGGCACCACCTCGGGGTGGGCCGCGCGCAGCCGTTCCGCCAGCTCGGGATCACACTTGAGGCTCACGGTGAGCGGTGCATCCGTCAGCGTCGTCAGCGCGAAGATCTTGCCGCCGACCTTGAAGGTCGAGACATCGGGGTGCCGCGGAAAGGGGAATTCCTCGACCGCACCATTGAAGTCCAGGCAGACGGCCCGCAGGGCCTTCGCGTCGATCATTCCGTCATTATGTCCGGCGGGCTGCTGTGCCTGATCAGGCGTCATGTCGCGTGTTGGCGCTGCGATTCGGATGTACCGGGTGGCCGTGCCTGGACCGGCGGTTCACCTCCGCCCCCCACTGCACGGCCGGTCCACCTCCCCTCGCTGCCCGGCCGGTTCACGTCTCCCCGCTGCCCGTTCGGCCCGGGTCCCGCCTCATGCACACCCGCGGCCAGCGGTCGAGTCCCAGCGCCGTCTCATGGGCGCGGATCGCCCGCAGGCCCGGTGTGAGTTCGGTGTCGGTGAGGACCCGGAAGCCGAGCCGGGTGTAGTACGGCGCGTTCCACGGCACCTCGGCGAAGGTGGTCAGGGTGAGCGGGGCCGGGCCGCCGTCCCGCTCCGCCCGGTCGATGAGTGCCCGGCCGATGGCGCGGTGGGCGTGCTGCGGATGGACCGACACCTGCTCGATGTGGGTGCATCCGTCGACCGGCTCCCAGAGCAGATAGCCGAGGGGCCGGGCGGGCTCGTCCGCGGCCGCCCGGCCCGGCTCCTCGTAAGCCGCCAGCGCCCGCCCGGCACGCTGAAATGCCGTCAGCTGGGTTGGCGAGGGCGGCTCGTCGTCCGCGATCGCCGCCATGCCGAGCCCGCGGAACGCCTCGCCGGCGGCCCGTTCGATGGCGCGCAGGGCGGACAGTTCGGCCAGGGAGGGGACATGGATGATCACCGGGCCAGTGTCTCGGGTCCGGATGGGGTGGCGACCGGTTTTCGTAGGGGGCGTCCGGAGGTCACGGTACGTGTGCGCTCACGCGGACCGGGAACTGCTGACGCCGGCCGATGACCCGGGCGAGCGGGTGATGATTTACCACGCCGAGCCGGGTTCTTCCTCGGCTGCCGCGCCGGGGCGGCTGGCGGCGGCAGCCCATGGCAGCACGGTCAC
This Streptomyces decoyicus DNA region includes the following protein-coding sequences:
- a CDS encoding TetR/AcrR family transcriptional regulator is translated as MAHSRGDTRARILHTAAELFQRQGYGATGLNQVLTASGAPKGSLYFHFPDGKEQLAAEAMALAGAEMAERMAEAAAAATGPAEAIAALGALLAQGLEDSDYRDGCPIATVALEEAGDTGPIHDACQRTYELWLLGIGARFRGWGLAEQEAQELADLAMSSLQGALLLARVRRDSAVIHAVARRVGAIAAQGASDR
- a CDS encoding MmcQ/YjbR family DNA-binding protein; this translates as MIDAKALRAVCLDFNGAVEEFPFPRHPDVSTFKVGGKIFALTTLTDAPLTVSLKCDPELAERLRAAHPEVVPGYHLNKRHWNTVSLEGDLSDRLVLDMIEDSYDLVVASLPKAQRLLLDWPGERRP
- a CDS encoding GNAT family N-acetyltransferase gives rise to the protein MIIHVPSLAELSALRAIERAAGEAFRGLGMAAIADDEPPSPTQLTAFQRAGRALAAYEEPGRAAADEPARPLGYLLWEPVDGCTHIEQVSVHPQHAHRAIGRALIDRAERDGGPAPLTLTTFAEVPWNAPYYTRLGFRVLTDTELTPGLRAIRAHETALGLDRWPRVCMRRDPGRTGSGET
- a CDS encoding NUDIX hydrolase is translated as MRTPRRAARVAVLDADGALFLFRYDNEEVGVHWAMPGGGLDPGETPRAGARRELRKKETGWAEPEPGPLLGTWEHDFTRAGIPVRQHEHLYLAHGPRREPAEGVAAAHADDKILDWRWWSPAGPAGCADPLWPPRLPDLLAPWRGTAGDATVPDPVHLGYLPNGASPPR
- a CDS encoding MBL fold metallo-hydrolase, translating into MNTMNPGEKERPTRVHHLNCGSMMSIEATYEGPPPLHAVCHCLLVETDRDGLVLIETGLGLDDVRRPQDSLDPEWVELAQPELRPAETARQQIERLGYAASDVRHIALTHLDVDHCGGLPDFPEAQVHLMASELRAAVAEAPSFRYRPAHWAHGPRWVTYEPDSAGGEEWAGFAGVRPLTGVTSDVLMMPLGGHSAGHAGFAVRDGDGWLLHAGDAYFYHREIAADDPHSHPLLDLIQLHAQVDEELRIANQGRLREAAAGGAGEERIRVVNAHDPWDFRSLGGA